A stretch of the Capsicum annuum cultivar UCD-10X-F1 chromosome 10, UCD10Xv1.1, whole genome shotgun sequence genome encodes the following:
- the LOC107843997 gene encoding transcription factor MYBC1 has translation MREEDSNWFAKWEEELPKPEELMPLSQTLITPDLAIAFDIPNPTSPNPQSKQQQTPLVPSSQPNSSAEFESAELNGTGGGDEPARTLKRPRLVWTPQLHKRFVDAVAHLGIKNAVPKTIMQLMSVDGLTRENVASHLQKYRLYLKRMQGLSNSGSGGSNAQSLSGAGVDPAMDNLFASSPVPAHFLHPGRGNSDHFMPFVPVAPMQHHHHMGVVVGHHPQVQQQYRQFGSPANGHFEHPFLSRQSQQQVQRMGTSVHNGSPVVSSYVEDVDSATTANGRKVLTLFPTGED, from the coding sequence ATGAGGGAAGAAGATTCAAATTGGTTTGCTAAATGGGAAGAAGAATTGCCTAAACCAGAAGAGTTAATGCCTTTATCACAAACCCTTATAACTCCGGATCTTGCCATAGCTTTTGATATTCCAAACCCCACTAGTCCAAATCCTCAAAGTAAACAGCAGCAGACTCCTCTTGTTCCATCTTCTCAGCCAAATTCATCAGCTGAATTTGAGTCTGCTGAACTGAATGGGACAGGAGGTGGAGATGAACCAGCAAGGACGTTAAAAAGGCCGCGTCTTGTGTGGACACCACAACTACATAAGAGGTTTGTGGATGCAGTTGCTCATTTGGGGATCAAGAATGCTGTCCCAAAGACTATAATGCAACTGATGAGTGTAGATGGATTAACGCGCGAAAATGTTGCTAGTCATTTACAGAAGTATAGGCTTTATTTGAAACGTATGCAAGGTCTTTCGAACAGTGGAAGTGGTGGGAGTAATGCTCAGTCTTTATCAGGAGCAGGTGTTGATCCAGCAATGGACAATTTGTTTGCAAGTTCACCTGTTCCGGCACATTTTCTGCACCCGGGGAGAGGTAATTCTGACCATTTTATGCCGTTTGTGCCAGTGGCACCTATGCAGCATCATCATCATATGGGAGTGGTTGTTGGACACCATCCACAAGTTCAACAGCAGTATAGGCAATTTGGGTCACCGGCGAATGGACATTTTGAGCACCCTTTTTTGTCTAGGCAATCACAGCAGCAGGTTCAGAGAATGGGAACATCGGTGCATAATGGTAGTCCTGTGGTGTCATCTTATGTGGAGGATGTGGATTCAGCCACCACCGCGAATGGGAGGAAGGTACTTACACTGTTTCCAACAGGGGAAGATTGA
- the LOC107843996 gene encoding uncharacterized protein LOC107843996: MDSGSCAAYLTMVDPFLVEALQNPRHRLTILRMELDIQKFLQNSDMQQFEFPHFPTSYLRLAAHRVAQHYGLQTTVQDNVLDGQGAKILVTRKPESKYPAVRLSDVPPKQSDNDKYEKMKIVIQPRPSNTSAKDSESGAKRSQVRTVEERKEEYDRARARIFNSPINSESRDTLVRVTSDLKNTIDENECSSRLLLDMEKSLSIREGGTSSRVAIFRDREKELSDPDYDRNYVRYVKSVPSGQCFSVPPFDVQKFQPPYVHYDPGFAQLSQLPNGQASPNYRNPVLGPYHAMGFNQTSNDGVFMQWPTQSMIYAHSYDQVRHAFFQPAFCQQPLSFGYSQNHS, translated from the exons ATGGATTCGGGTTCATGTGCAGCTTATTTGACAATGGTGGATCCATTCTTGGTTGAAGCTCTTCAAAACCCACGTCATCGTTtgacaa TTCTACGAATGGAACTCGACATTCAGAAGTTCTTGCAAAACTCTGACATGCAACAGTTTGAGTTTCCACATTTTCCGACTTCCTACCTCCGGCTTGCAGCTCACCGTGTTGCTCAACACTATGGTTTGCAGACTACAGTTCAGGATAATGTTTTGGATGGTCAGGGGGCCAAAATCCTGGTGACAAGAAAGCCTGAAAGCAAATACCCTGCTGTGCGTTTATCGGACGTCCCACCTAAACAGTCTGACAATGACAAATACGAGAAGATGAAAATAGTAATACAACCAAGGCCGAGTAACACCTCCGCAAAAGATAGTGAATCGGGTGCAAAACGCAGTCAAGTAAGAACCGTCGAGGAGAGAAAAGAGGAGTATGACAGGGCACGTGCACGTATTTTTAATAGTCCTATTAACTCTGAGTCGAGAGATACGTTGGTTCGTGTTACTTCTGACCTCAAGAACACCATAGATGAGAATGAATGTTCAAGTAGGTTACTCTTGGATATGGAGAAAAGCCTcagcatcagagaaggtggtacTTCTTCCCGAGTTGCCATCTTCAGGGACAGGGAGAAAGAACTGAGTGATCCTGATTACGACCGAAATTATGTTAG ATACGTTAAGAGTGTCCCATCAGGTCAGTGCTTTAGCGTGCCACCTTTTGATGTGCAGAAGTTTCAGCCTCCATATGTGCATTACGATCCTGGTTTTGCTCAGTTGAGTCAGCTGCCCAATGGTCAAGCTTCACCAAACTACAGGAACCCTGTTCTTGGCCCGTATCATGCCATGGGATTTAATCAGACCTCCAATGATGGAGTATTCATGCAGTGGCCAACTCAGAGCATGATTTATGCACATTCGTATGATCAAGTTAGACATGCTTTCTTTCAG CCTGCTTTCTGTCAGCAACCGCTAAGCTTTGGTTACTCCCAGAACCACAGCTGA